In a genomic window of Streptomyces pristinaespiralis:
- a CDS encoding DUF6372 family protein, translated as MDRPQFPVLYQRQRFIFFWTRQAPDECECRIYHAVPVWCSCANKAEPGLEMRIIRTPYLQGNAQPEVSAPLRLREPCYAAVEVLSEESRSSTA; from the coding sequence ATGGACAGGCCTCAGTTCCCCGTGCTGTATCAGCGGCAGCGGTTCATCTTCTTCTGGACCCGGCAGGCGCCGGACGAGTGCGAGTGCCGGATCTACCACGCGGTTCCCGTCTGGTGCAGCTGCGCCAACAAGGCTGAGCCAGGCCTGGAAATGCGCATCATCCGCACCCCGTACCTGCAGGGCAACGCGCAGCCGGAGGTCAGTGCCCCGCTGCGGCTGCGCGAGCCATGCTACGCCGCGGTGGAGGTGCTGTCCGAGGAGTCGCGGTCGTCGACGGCATGA